In the Mycobacteriales bacterium genome, one interval contains:
- a CDS encoding AAA family ATPase, with protein MGSDKPLVGRGAELARLTAAVERARTGTPAAVLLAGDAGVGKTRLLTELARRARDGGATVLVGHCVDLGAVGLPYLPFAEALRQLAEQAGADGPLAEALTDRPALDRLITRPGRPAPATGGGDDDAARLQLFDAVAGALGDAAEIKAPLLLVIEDLHWADQSTRDLLAFLLARLRSERLAVVASYRADDLHRRHPLRPLLGELVRLPAVERVELAPFTPAELSDYLRAVNDGPVPDRLVRDVLARSEGNAYFAEELLAAGLGADNALPTGLADVLLARLERLSPAVQRVARVASVAGRRVSHELLQAATGMDDTELEEALREAVTHHVLVADGGAYQFRHALHQEAVYGDLLPGEKVRLHGTYATLFADGAGSSAELAYHSMESHDLPRALSASVQAATEAMALHAPVEALRQLERALQLWDAVPDAAERAGSDLVSLQLGASQAAAGAGETGRAVALASDARDLADRLDPRGERAAAAREVLALHLLSADRPEEAYEATGEALDMVPAEPPTPVRIWAAATRARSSINLDKEPEARGWAEEALAGARTLGLTEAEADALASLALVAESAGDSAESQARLVEARDRAREAGDLSVEMRVHYNLGASHYYAGDVGTALRNIDAAVSRASATGLTFSAYGLETRVLQVIARYVIGDWDGSLEAAELAGDAAPDTVLARLAAAALYVEVGRGLPEAAERVVQLRGSWGQDDSLALVAGGCEADLLRWQGDLDGSVDAADRAIAFITRRWDKWYLGGIWLAALGLAALADRVEGERLRGADDSATVARGQGLIERARETAKRGRPRHGRIGPEGRAWLARAEAEWSRLEGPSDPAKWRAALEVFGYGYPYEEARCRWRLAEALLGADRRDEASAEVADAYGVAVRLKAAPLREALEALARRGRLEAGLPVPVRADTTLTARERDVLALLARGRTNRQIGRTLFISEKTASVHVSNILGKLGASGRTEAVAIASRRGLVPVEVQAG; from the coding sequence ATGGGGTCGGACAAGCCGCTGGTCGGCCGGGGCGCGGAGCTGGCCCGGCTGACCGCCGCGGTCGAGCGCGCCCGGACCGGGACCCCGGCGGCCGTGCTGCTGGCCGGCGACGCCGGGGTCGGCAAGACCCGGCTGCTGACCGAGCTGGCCCGCCGGGCCCGGGACGGCGGCGCGACCGTGCTCGTCGGGCACTGCGTCGACCTGGGTGCCGTCGGCCTGCCGTACCTGCCCTTCGCCGAGGCGCTGCGGCAGCTGGCCGAGCAGGCCGGCGCGGACGGCCCGCTGGCCGAGGCGCTGACCGACCGGCCCGCGCTGGACCGGCTCATCACCCGGCCCGGCCGCCCGGCCCCGGCGACCGGGGGCGGCGACGACGACGCGGCCCGGCTGCAGCTGTTCGACGCGGTCGCCGGCGCCCTGGGCGACGCCGCCGAGATCAAGGCCCCGCTGCTGCTGGTCATCGAGGACCTGCACTGGGCCGATCAGTCCACCCGCGACCTGCTGGCCTTCCTGCTGGCCCGGCTGCGCTCGGAGCGGCTGGCGGTCGTCGCGTCGTACCGGGCCGACGACCTGCATCGACGGCATCCGCTGCGGCCGCTGCTGGGCGAGCTGGTCCGGCTGCCGGCGGTGGAGCGGGTCGAGCTCGCGCCGTTCACGCCGGCCGAGCTGTCGGACTACCTGCGCGCGGTCAACGACGGGCCGGTGCCCGACCGGCTGGTCCGCGACGTGCTGGCCCGCTCCGAGGGCAACGCGTACTTCGCCGAAGAGCTGCTGGCGGCCGGCCTCGGCGCGGACAACGCGCTGCCGACCGGGCTGGCCGACGTGCTGCTGGCGCGGCTGGAGCGGCTCTCGCCCGCGGTCCAGCGGGTGGCCCGGGTCGCCTCTGTGGCCGGCCGCCGGGTCAGCCACGAACTGCTGCAGGCCGCGACCGGGATGGACGACACGGAGCTGGAGGAGGCGCTGCGGGAGGCGGTCACCCACCACGTGCTCGTCGCCGACGGCGGGGCCTACCAGTTCCGGCACGCCCTGCACCAGGAGGCGGTCTACGGCGACCTGCTGCCGGGCGAGAAGGTCCGGCTGCACGGGACGTACGCGACGTTGTTCGCCGACGGGGCCGGCAGCAGCGCGGAGCTGGCGTACCACTCGATGGAGAGCCACGACCTGCCCCGGGCGCTGTCCGCGTCGGTGCAGGCGGCGACCGAGGCGATGGCTCTGCACGCGCCGGTCGAGGCGCTGCGCCAGCTGGAGCGGGCCCTGCAGCTCTGGGACGCGGTGCCCGACGCCGCGGAGCGGGCCGGGTCCGACCTGGTCTCGCTGCAGCTGGGCGCGTCCCAGGCCGCGGCCGGGGCGGGAGAGACCGGCCGGGCGGTCGCGCTGGCGAGCGACGCGCGCGACCTGGCCGACCGGCTGGACCCGCGGGGCGAGCGCGCCGCGGCCGCCCGGGAGGTGCTCGCGCTGCACCTGCTCAGCGCCGACCGGCCCGAGGAGGCGTACGAGGCCACCGGCGAGGCGCTGGACATGGTCCCGGCCGAGCCGCCGACCCCGGTCCGGATCTGGGCCGCCGCGACCCGGGCCCGGTCCTCGATCAACCTGGACAAGGAGCCGGAGGCCAGGGGCTGGGCCGAGGAGGCGCTGGCCGGCGCCCGCACGCTCGGGTTGACCGAGGCCGAGGCGGACGCGCTGGCCAGCCTGGCGCTGGTGGCCGAGAGCGCGGGCGACTCGGCCGAGTCGCAGGCCCGGCTGGTCGAGGCCCGCGACCGGGCCCGCGAGGCGGGCGACCTCTCGGTCGAGATGCGCGTCCACTACAACCTGGGCGCCAGCCACTACTACGCCGGCGACGTCGGCACCGCGCTGCGCAACATCGACGCCGCCGTGTCCCGGGCCAGCGCGACCGGCCTGACCTTCTCCGCGTACGGGTTGGAGACGCGGGTCCTGCAGGTCATCGCCCGGTACGTCATCGGCGACTGGGACGGCAGCCTGGAGGCGGCCGAGCTGGCCGGGGACGCGGCGCCGGACACCGTGCTGGCCCGGCTGGCCGCGGCCGCGCTCTACGTCGAGGTCGGCCGCGGGCTGCCCGAGGCGGCCGAGCGGGTCGTCCAGCTGCGCGGGTCCTGGGGTCAGGACGACAGCCTCGCGCTGGTGGCCGGCGGCTGCGAGGCCGACCTGCTGCGCTGGCAGGGCGACCTGGACGGGTCGGTGGACGCAGCCGACCGGGCCATCGCGTTCATCACCCGGCGCTGGGACAAGTGGTATCTCGGCGGCATCTGGCTGGCCGCGCTCGGGCTGGCGGCGCTGGCCGACCGGGTCGAGGGCGAGCGGCTGCGGGGCGCGGACGACAGCGCCACGGTCGCGCGCGGGCAGGGGCTGATCGAGCGGGCCCGGGAGACGGCCAAGCGGGGCCGGCCGCGGCACGGGAGGATCGGCCCGGAGGGGCGGGCCTGGCTGGCCCGGGCCGAGGCCGAGTGGTCCCGGCTGGAGGGCCCGTCCGACCCGGCGAAGTGGCGGGCGGCGCTGGAGGTGTTCGGCTACGGCTACCCGTACGAGGAGGCCCGCTGCCGGTGGCGGCTGGCCGAGGCGCTGCTCGGCGCGGACCGGCGGGACGAGGCCTCGGCCGAGGTCGCCGACGCGTACGGGGTGGCGGTGCGGCTGAAGGCGGCGCCGCTGCGGGAGGCGCTGGAGGCGCTGGCCCGGCGGGGCCGGCTGGAGGCGGGGTTGCCGGTGCCGGTGCGGGCGGACACGACGCTTACCGCGCGGGAGCGGGACGTGCTCGCGCTGCTGGCCCGGGGCCGGACCAACCGGCAGATCGGGCGGACGCTGTTCATCTCGGAGAAGACGGCGAGCGTGCACGTGTCGAACATCCTGGGGAAGCTCGGCGCCTCCGGCCGTACCGAGGCGGTCGCGATCGCCTCCCGCCGCGGCCTGGTGCCGGTCGAGGTCCAAGCAGGCTGA
- a CDS encoding M1 family metallopeptidase, whose amino-acid sequence MSRFRLAVAAGSLAALTAGVLAGLAPPASAAPPRPVPGAPGIGDPLFPGLGNGGYDATHYGIDLTYHADTRLVDAVTTMQARADQALTRFDLDFDGNTVRSVRFDGQTVAFTREGSELIITPRHALRAGQRFTVTVAYAADPRGPHDCPTPPPLVGSAWFPSDDGFVIAGQPNCAHTVFPSNDHPRDKAAYDFRLTVPDDLTAVANGALLRKARHGATTTWTYRETAPMATELVQMAIGHYTVLSRPGPGGVLLRDVVPTAEAGPVGAILRNEASHLKFMTDRVGPYPFREYGVLAAPLEFGFALETQTLSLFPDFAFQPGVPASNIEPVQVHELAHQWFGDDVSPEKWADVWLNEGHATWYEGTFADAKGYASFEQRMREDYALGDQYRSVFGPVASPPADNLFNNNVYEGGALTLYALRQRIGTAAFNRLERAWVQKYAGTTAGTPDFIALASKISGHDQTAFLTDWLFGTKTPPMPGHPDWTVDPVPAGAAATLAAARVQVPLVRR is encoded by the coding sequence ATGAGTCGCTTCCGCCTCGCCGTCGCGGCCGGATCACTCGCCGCCTTGACCGCCGGTGTCCTCGCCGGGCTGGCGCCACCGGCGTCGGCCGCACCGCCCCGGCCGGTCCCGGGCGCCCCCGGCATCGGCGATCCGCTCTTCCCCGGCCTCGGCAACGGCGGGTACGACGCCACCCACTACGGCATCGACCTCACCTACCACGCCGACACCAGGCTCGTGGACGCGGTGACGACCATGCAGGCCCGGGCCGACCAGGCGCTGACCCGGTTCGACCTGGACTTCGACGGCAACACGGTCCGGTCGGTCCGGTTCGACGGGCAGACGGTCGCCTTCACCCGCGAGGGCTCCGAGCTCATCATCACGCCGCGGCACGCGCTGCGGGCCGGGCAACGCTTCACGGTCACGGTGGCGTACGCGGCCGATCCGCGCGGGCCGCACGACTGCCCGACACCGCCGCCGCTGGTCGGCTCGGCCTGGTTCCCCAGCGACGACGGCTTCGTCATCGCCGGCCAGCCGAATTGCGCGCACACGGTCTTCCCCTCCAACGACCACCCCCGGGACAAGGCCGCGTACGACTTCCGCCTGACCGTGCCGGACGACCTGACCGCGGTCGCGAACGGCGCGCTGCTGCGGAAGGCCAGGCACGGCGCGACCACGACCTGGACGTACCGGGAGACGGCGCCGATGGCGACCGAGCTGGTGCAGATGGCGATCGGGCACTACACGGTGCTCAGCCGGCCGGGCCCGGGCGGCGTGCTGCTGCGCGACGTCGTGCCCACCGCGGAGGCCGGTCCGGTCGGCGCGATCCTGCGCAACGAGGCGTCGCACCTGAAGTTCATGACCGACCGGGTCGGCCCGTACCCGTTCCGGGAGTACGGCGTGCTGGCCGCGCCGCTGGAATTCGGTTTCGCCCTGGAGACGCAGACGCTCTCGCTCTTCCCCGATTTCGCGTTCCAGCCCGGTGTCCCGGCCTCGAACATCGAGCCGGTCCAGGTGCACGAGCTGGCCCACCAGTGGTTCGGGGACGACGTGTCGCCGGAGAAATGGGCCGACGTCTGGCTGAACGAGGGCCACGCGACCTGGTATGAGGGGACGTTCGCGGACGCCAAGGGATACGCGTCGTTCGAGCAGCGGATGCGGGAGGACTACGCGCTCGGTGACCAGTACCGCAGCGTGTTCGGCCCGGTCGCCTCGCCGCCGGCGGACAACCTCTTCAACAACAACGTGTACGAGGGCGGCGCGCTCACCCTCTACGCGCTGCGGCAGCGGATCGGGACGGCCGCGTTCAACCGGCTGGAGCGGGCCTGGGTGCAGAAGTACGCCGGCACCACCGCCGGCACGCCCGACTTCATCGCGCTGGCCTCGAAGATCTCCGGGCACGACCAGACCGCGTTCCTGACCGACTGGCTGTTCGGGACGAAGACCCCGCCGATGCCGGGGCACCCGGACTGGACCGTCGACCCGGTGCCGGCCGGTGCCGCGGCGACGCTGGCGGCCGCGCGGGTGCAGGTCCCGCTGGTCCGCCGCTGA